Proteins encoded in a region of the Ruegeria sp. AD91A genome:
- the speA gene encoding biosynthetic arginine decarboxylase translates to MKQTPDAPHSIYGVEKWGKGLIEVTERGEIGLRNPLAPEVDAISLPGILSDLDDRGIKAPMVLRVSSYLEHEIAHLNESFRDAIARVGYRGSYRGVFPIKVNQQAQVVDRIVEFGKKYNYGLEAGSKPELVIALAHRLASEALIVCNGVKDAEFIQLATLSRKIGFNTVIVLESPKEADTVIEVYKELGIEPLIGVRVKLTNQISGKWEESSGDRSAFGMNTDQLVTTVDKLRDAGLLHCLKLQHSHLGSQVQDVNDVRRAVGEACRYYTELTREGVPLTHLDLGGGMGVDYTGEKKAAENSINYTVEEYCANVVETVAYAMDEAGIDHPTLVTESGRAVVATSSMLVFNVLESTLYDAPNGPEVEPDDHHMVSDLAAVHGYLSKDRLQECWNDANFYRNELRALFRRGYVDLRQMARAERIYLSLMARLKALAASDDLETDVDDQLEKVADIYHCNFSLFQSLPDVWAIDQLHPIVPLQGLNKTPDRRAVLSDITCDSDGKIDRFILADGVSPSLPVHSLPEEDEYFMGVFFVGAYQETLGDLHNLFGDTNVVTIDLRSDGGFDLLHEQEGDTISQVLSYVEFDPTDCVAAFRKMVDEAISTGTLKAKDRKTLMSAYRDSINGYTYYE, encoded by the coding sequence TTGAAACAGACGCCGGACGCACCGCATTCCATCTACGGGGTTGAGAAATGGGGCAAAGGCCTCATCGAGGTGACGGAGCGGGGCGAAATCGGTCTGCGCAATCCCCTGGCGCCCGAGGTTGATGCGATCAGCCTGCCCGGCATTCTCAGCGACCTGGACGACCGCGGCATCAAGGCCCCGATGGTTCTGCGCGTCTCTTCCTATCTGGAACACGAGATCGCGCATCTGAACGAAAGCTTCCGGGATGCTATCGCCCGCGTGGGCTACAGGGGCAGCTATCGCGGTGTGTTCCCGATCAAGGTGAACCAGCAGGCACAGGTCGTCGACCGGATCGTCGAATTCGGCAAGAAATACAACTATGGGCTCGAGGCAGGGTCCAAACCCGAATTGGTGATCGCGCTGGCACATCGCCTGGCCAGCGAAGCGCTGATCGTGTGCAACGGGGTAAAGGATGCCGAGTTCATCCAACTGGCAACCCTTTCCCGCAAGATCGGCTTCAACACGGTGATCGTTCTGGAAAGCCCGAAAGAGGCCGACACGGTGATCGAAGTCTACAAGGAATTAGGGATCGAACCGCTGATTGGTGTGCGGGTGAAACTGACCAACCAGATCAGTGGCAAATGGGAAGAAAGCTCGGGTGACCGGTCAGCCTTTGGCATGAACACCGATCAACTGGTGACCACTGTGGACAAGCTGCGCGACGCGGGCCTACTGCATTGCCTGAAATTGCAGCACTCGCATCTGGGATCGCAGGTACAGGACGTCAACGACGTGCGCCGCGCGGTGGGCGAGGCCTGCCGCTATTACACCGAACTGACCCGCGAGGGCGTGCCACTGACCCATCTGGATCTGGGCGGTGGCATGGGGGTGGATTACACCGGTGAAAAGAAGGCGGCTGAAAACTCGATCAACTACACGGTCGAGGAATACTGCGCCAATGTCGTGGAAACCGTGGCCTACGCGATGGATGAGGCCGGGATCGACCACCCCACGCTGGTCACTGAAAGCGGTCGTGCTGTGGTGGCGACGTCGTCGATGCTGGTGTTCAACGTGTTGGAAAGCACATTGTACGATGCGCCCAACGGCCCGGAGGTTGAACCCGACGATCATCACATGGTTTCGGACCTTGCCGCGGTGCACGGCTATCTCAGCAAAGATCGGCTTCAGGAATGCTGGAACGACGCCAATTTCTACCGCAACGAATTGCGCGCACTGTTCCGCCGTGGGTACGTAGACCTGCGCCAGATGGCCCGCGCCGAACGGATCTATCTGTCGCTGATGGCCCGCCTCAAGGCACTGGCAGCCAGTGACGATCTGGAAACCGACGTGGACGACCAGCTCGAGAAAGTGGCCGATATCTACCACTGCAACTTTTCGCTGTTCCAATCCCTGCCCGACGTCTGGGCGATCGACCAGCTGCACCCAATTGTGCCGTTGCAGGGGCTGAACAAGACGCCAGACCGCCGCGCGGTTCTGTCCGACATTACCTGCGACAGCGACGGCAAGATCGACCGGTTCATTCTGGCTGATGGCGTCTCGCCCAGCTTGCCGGTGCATTCCCTGCCGGAAGAGGATGAATACTTCATGGGCGTCTTCTTCGTCGGCGCTTATCAGGAAACACTCGGTGATCTGCACAACTTGTTTGGCGACACCAACGTCGTCACAATCGACCTTCGCTCCGACGGTGGTTTTGATCTGCTGCACGAGCAAGAAGGCGACACGATCAGCCAGGTGCTGTCCTATGTCGAGTTCGATCCGACCGACTGCGTCGCCGCCTTCCGTAAAATGGTGGACGAGGCTATCTCGACCGGTACTCTGAAAGCCAAAGACCGCAAAACCCTGATGAGCGCCTATCGCGACTCGATCAACGGCTACACCTATTACGAATAA
- a CDS encoding DUF1513 domain-containing protein, translating to MTSRRRFLAGLAATSLPPIHGWASVGRPEFLAAGLFPDGSYRLAGLDALGTLLFSVPLPARGHAAAAHPVKAQAVAFARRPGTFAVVIDCVTGSPVARLMTPEGRHFYGHGTFSADGAIFFATENDYEAGEGIIGVWDAETFARLGEFPSGGVGPHDMRLMPGGKTLVIANGGIETHPETGRTKMNLPTMEPNLTYLSLSGLVQEQVSLTPALHKNSIRHLAVRRDGLVGFAMQWQGSKAEHPPLLGLHRQGETPHLLSAPVQDQSPLQGYAGSIAFSADGATIAITCPRGNALHRFDVASGTFRDAFELQDVCGLGSGTSGLVFTTGTGVFGALTTAPLVIRTHAKCQWDNHLIPIRRPA from the coding sequence ATGACATCGCGTCGCCGCTTCCTTGCAGGGCTTGCCGCAACCTCTCTGCCTCCGATCCATGGATGGGCCTCGGTGGGCAGGCCGGAGTTTCTGGCCGCAGGGTTGTTTCCGGATGGTTCGTATCGACTGGCCGGGCTGGATGCACTGGGAACACTCCTCTTTTCCGTGCCCCTGCCCGCGCGTGGGCATGCGGCGGCGGCGCATCCGGTCAAGGCACAGGCCGTTGCCTTTGCGCGCCGTCCGGGCACCTTTGCCGTGGTGATTGATTGCGTGACGGGATCACCGGTCGCGCGGCTGATGACGCCGGAAGGTCGGCATTTCTATGGTCACGGTACTTTTTCAGCCGATGGCGCGATTTTCTTCGCCACGGAAAACGATTACGAGGCTGGAGAAGGTATCATAGGCGTCTGGGACGCAGAAACCTTTGCGCGCTTGGGCGAATTCCCGTCCGGCGGGGTCGGGCCGCATGACATGCGGCTGATGCCGGGTGGAAAAACGCTTGTGATTGCCAATGGCGGGATCGAAACCCACCCCGAAACCGGGCGCACGAAGATGAACCTGCCGACGATGGAGCCCAATCTGACATACCTTTCCCTGTCGGGCCTGGTTCAGGAACAGGTGTCGCTGACGCCTGCGCTTCACAAGAACTCGATCCGCCATCTGGCGGTCCGTCGCGACGGGCTGGTGGGTTTTGCGATGCAGTGGCAGGGCAGCAAAGCCGAACATCCGCCTTTGCTGGGTCTGCACCGTCAGGGGGAAACCCCGCACCTTCTGTCAGCGCCTGTGCAGGATCAGAGCCCGCTACAGGGTTATGCGGGCAGCATCGCGTTCTCGGCGGATGGCGCAACCATCGCCATCACCTGCCCGCGCGGCAACGCGCTGCATCGGTTCGATGTGGCCAGTGGCACATTCAGGGATGCATTCGAGCTTCAGGATGTCTGCGGTCTTGGATCCGGCACCAGCGGTTTGGTTTTCACCACCGGAACCGGTGTGTTTGGCGCGTTGACCACTGCGCCCCTTGTGATCCGGACCCACGCTAAGTGTCAGTGGGACAACCACCTGATCCCGATCCGTCGCCCTGCGTAA
- a CDS encoding imelysin family protein, producing MRILTLVAALMMPLATQAQDQAPILMDVTETHILPRFGKLPETTGALVSASRVDCDPTSPALRAAYDAAFDSWVSASHLRFGPTEVDDRAFAMAFWPDKKGFTSKALSQHLAAEDNAVQDPKAYAETSIAGRGFFALERMLFDPAFADQGNTEYRCALIQAISVDIDANARAMAEDWQGYAPSLTRPDENSRYRTQDEAMQELFKALSTGLEFTADTRLGRPLGTFDRPRPNRAEAWRSERSLRHVELSLMALRDLAARLAFDHPEIAADLDAAFARAIENAQSIEDPALAGVADPQARVRIEALQQSIHDIRAIASSELGPTLGISAGFNSLDGD from the coding sequence ATGCGTATTCTTACCCTTGTTGCCGCGTTGATGATGCCGCTTGCCACGCAGGCGCAGGATCAAGCACCGATTCTGATGGACGTGACGGAGACACATATCCTGCCCCGGTTCGGCAAACTGCCGGAAACAACCGGTGCTCTGGTCAGCGCATCACGGGTGGATTGCGATCCGACCTCACCGGCGCTGCGCGCGGCTTATGATGCGGCCTTCGACAGCTGGGTTTCCGCCAGCCACCTGCGGTTCGGTCCGACCGAGGTCGACGATCGTGCGTTTGCCATGGCGTTCTGGCCCGATAAGAAAGGGTTCACCTCAAAGGCCCTGTCCCAGCATCTCGCGGCCGAGGATAACGCTGTGCAAGACCCGAAAGCCTATGCCGAGACATCCATAGCGGGGCGCGGATTCTTTGCGCTCGAACGGATGCTGTTCGATCCCGCCTTTGCAGACCAGGGCAACACGGAATATCGCTGCGCGCTGATTCAGGCGATCTCGGTAGACATTGATGCCAATGCCCGGGCGATGGCCGAGGACTGGCAAGGCTATGCCCCCAGCCTGACCCGGCCCGACGAGAACAGCCGCTACCGAACACAGGACGAAGCCATGCAGGAGCTGTTCAAGGCTTTGTCCACGGGTCTTGAATTCACGGCCGACACACGGCTTGGTCGCCCGTTGGGCACGTTCGATCGCCCGCGCCCCAACCGCGCCGAAGCGTGGCGGTCGGAGCGGTCATTGCGCCATGTCGAGCTTTCGCTGATGGCCCTTCGTGATCTTGCGGCGCGGTTGGCCTTTGATCACCCCGAAATTGCCGCCGATCTGGATGCCGCCTTTGCGCGCGCGATCGAGAACGCCCAATCCATCGAAGACCCTGCTCTGGCCGGAGTCGCGGACCCACAAGCCCGGGTCCGAATCGAGGCCCTGCAACAGTCTATCCATGACATCCGCGCCATTGCTTCATCCGAACTTGGCCCGACACTGGGCATCAGCGCAGGCTTCAATTCGCTGGATGGGGACTGA
- a CDS encoding di-heme oxidoredictase family protein encodes MRNSTHRKWTKASSLLALSVVALAATPSLSAELRDLHLNFTPRTDEERARIAAVTAPPQDYGVSQPFEELSAGAATVRVRNDADAFSQPSGNLSFEKELEFKVGNGLFKKIWVSSPSSTLASDGLGPLYNARSCQRCHIKDGRGHTPNGPDDNAVSMFLRVSIPDTPEDGYAGIDDYIATLPEPNYGGQMQDFALAGHPAEYRLSISYEEIRIELSDGETAALRRPTYRADELGYGPLHPDAMLSPRVAPQMIGLGLLEAIPVDDLLAKADPDDVDGNGISGRPNIVWSVEYGAPMMGRFGHKAGMPTVMEQSAAAFAGDIGISSPLYPAPQGDCTDLQVNCVEAPHGDTDTREFEIDQQGMDLVDFYSRNLGVPGRRDVDDPDVLRGKEVFHTTGCASCHTPAHVTHRLEDRPEHSFQLIWPYTDLLLHDMGEDLADHRPEARATGREWRTPPLWGIGLTERVSGHTQFLHDGRARNLLEAILWHGGEAQAARDAVVSMPKTDRDALIRFLESL; translated from the coding sequence ATGCGCAACTCAACGCATCGAAAATGGACGAAGGCGAGTAGCCTTCTTGCCTTGTCGGTGGTCGCCCTCGCGGCCACCCCTTCCCTGTCAGCCGAGCTGCGGGACCTGCATCTGAATTTCACCCCCCGCACCGACGAGGAACGCGCCCGCATTGCGGCCGTGACCGCGCCCCCGCAGGATTATGGCGTGTCGCAGCCGTTCGAAGAACTCTCTGCCGGGGCGGCGACTGTCCGGGTCCGCAACGACGCGGATGCGTTTTCACAACCCTCAGGCAACCTGAGCTTCGAAAAGGAGTTGGAGTTCAAAGTCGGCAACGGGTTGTTCAAGAAAATCTGGGTTTCGTCACCATCATCCACGTTGGCCTCTGACGGCTTGGGGCCGCTATATAACGCGCGATCCTGCCAGCGTTGCCACATCAAGGATGGGCGCGGGCACACCCCAAACGGACCTGATGACAACGCGGTCTCAATGTTTCTTCGGGTCTCGATTCCCGACACGCCAGAAGACGGGTATGCCGGCATAGATGATTACATCGCCACCCTGCCCGAACCCAACTATGGCGGGCAGATGCAGGACTTCGCGCTGGCCGGGCATCCGGCGGAATATCGGCTGAGTATTTCGTATGAGGAAATCCGCATCGAGCTTTCTGACGGTGAAACCGCCGCTCTGCGCCGCCCGACCTATCGGGCGGATGAGCTGGGGTATGGCCCGCTGCACCCCGATGCGATGCTGAGCCCGCGGGTCGCACCGCAGATGATCGGGCTTGGGCTGCTGGAGGCGATCCCGGTCGATGACCTGCTGGCCAAGGCTGACCCCGATGACGTGGATGGGAATGGCATCTCGGGCCGTCCGAACATCGTCTGGTCGGTTGAATACGGTGCGCCCATGATGGGACGGTTTGGGCACAAGGCAGGCATGCCGACAGTCATGGAGCAATCTGCCGCAGCCTTTGCCGGGGATATCGGTATTTCAAGCCCGCTTTACCCGGCACCTCAGGGGGACTGCACGGACTTGCAGGTGAACTGCGTCGAGGCCCCGCATGGCGACACCGATACCCGCGAGTTCGAGATCGATCAGCAGGGCATGGACCTGGTGGATTTCTACAGCCGAAATCTGGGTGTGCCCGGTCGCCGAGACGTAGACGATCCCGACGTGCTGCGCGGCAAAGAGGTGTTTCACACCACTGGCTGCGCATCGTGTCATACTCCGGCTCATGTCACCCACCGGCTGGAAGATCGGCCCGAGCACAGTTTTCAGCTGATCTGGCCTTATACCGACCTGCTGCTGCATGACATGGGCGAAGATCTGGCGGATCACCGCCCCGAGGCCCGCGCGACGGGTCGCGAATGGCGGACGCCGCCGCTGTGGGGCATAGGTCTGACCGAACGCGTCTCGGGCCACACGCAATTTCTGCATGACGGGCGAGCACGCAATCTGCTCGAGGCGATACTGTGGCACGGTGGCGAAGCCCAGGCCGCGCGCGATGCAGTTGTGTCAATGCCGAAAACTGACCGCGACGCCCTGATCCGTTTTCTGGAGAGCCTCTGA
- the bfr gene encoding bacterioferritin, whose product MKGDPKVIEYLNKSLRHELTAVSQYWLHYRLQEDWGLGHMAKKSREESIEEMGHADKLIERIIFLEGHPNLQKLDPLRIGQTPKETLECDLAAEIDARALYKEARDYCREAGDYVSMSLFEQLMSDEEGHIDFLETQLDLYERIGEANYAQLNASKMDEGE is encoded by the coding sequence ATGAAGGGCGATCCGAAGGTCATCGAATATCTGAACAAATCTCTGCGGCATGAACTTACGGCCGTAAGCCAGTATTGGCTGCATTACCGCCTGCAGGAAGACTGGGGGCTTGGTCATATGGCCAAGAAAAGCCGCGAGGAAAGCATCGAAGAGATGGGCCACGCGGACAAGTTGATCGAACGGATCATATTTTTGGAAGGCCACCCCAACCTTCAGAAGCTGGACCCATTGCGGATCGGTCAGACACCGAAGGAAACGCTGGAATGCGACCTGGCCGCCGAAATTGACGCAAGGGCTCTTTACAAGGAAGCGCGCGACTATTGTCGGGAGGCCGGCGACTATGTCTCCATGTCGCTGTTCGAACAGTTGATGTCCGATGAAGAGGGACATATCGACTTCCTCGAAACGCAGCTCGACCTGTATGAAAGGATCGGCGAAGCCAATTATGCGCAACTCAACGCATCGAAAATGGACGAAGGCGAGTAG
- a CDS encoding bacterioferritin-associated ferredoxin, with amino-acid sequence MIVCHCTNISDHDIRAAIDWMRRADPRTIITPGKIYHALGKSADCGGCMPLFLDTMQAASNLDVPMQLRTLRAGATQEKADEGRSEGHRISEQISAA; translated from the coding sequence ATGATTGTCTGCCACTGTACCAACATATCCGATCACGACATCCGCGCAGCCATTGACTGGATGCGCAGAGCAGACCCGCGAACCATCATCACCCCCGGCAAAATCTACCATGCCCTTGGGAAGTCGGCGGATTGCGGCGGGTGCATGCCGCTGTTCCTAGACACAATGCAGGCAGCCAGTAATCTGGACGTACCGATGCAACTCCGCACTTTGCGTGCCGGAGCAACACAGGAGAAGGCTGATGAAGGGCGATCCGAAGGTCATCGAATATCTGAACAAATCTCTGCGGCATGA
- a CDS encoding imelysin family protein — MTKLFTTASALTFFMATTAISGDAPTKADVLNTYANIAGAKFEDSLISARKLQDAVNALIADPSDATLNAARAAWVAARVPYQQTEVYRFGNAIVDDWEGKVNAWPLDEGLIDYVDAAYGGATDENEFAVLNVIANPSFQLSGETIDAGEITPELLSDTLHEADGIEANVATGYHAIEFLLWGQDMNGHGAGAGNRPATDYAQDEDCTGGHCDRRAQYLSAATELLVSDLAWMADQWKHGGAARAALMENEAEGISAILTGMGSLSYGEQAGERMRLGLMLNDPEEEHDCFSDNTHNSHYYDGLGIQNVYLGSYTRIDGAPVSGTSLADLVIATDPALDTEMKAKLAATMQALGKIKTTAEAGFAYDQMLERGNEGGEALIMGGVKGLIDQTKTIERIVTALELDGVAFEGSDSLDNPDAVFH; from the coding sequence ATGACCAAGTTATTCACCACTGCCAGCGCTCTGACGTTTTTCATGGCAACCACCGCAATCTCGGGTGATGCCCCCACCAAGGCGGATGTACTGAACACCTATGCCAATATTGCGGGAGCCAAATTTGAAGACAGCCTGATTTCAGCCAGGAAGTTGCAGGATGCGGTCAACGCACTGATCGCCGATCCGTCGGACGCAACGCTGAACGCGGCGCGCGCGGCCTGGGTTGCTGCGCGTGTCCCTTATCAGCAAACGGAAGTCTATCGCTTCGGCAATGCCATCGTTGATGACTGGGAAGGCAAGGTGAACGCCTGGCCTTTGGATGAAGGTTTGATCGACTATGTTGACGCGGCTTATGGCGGCGCGACGGACGAAAACGAGTTTGCTGTGCTGAACGTCATCGCCAATCCCAGCTTCCAACTGTCGGGCGAGACCATTGATGCCGGCGAAATTACCCCCGAACTGCTGAGTGACACGTTGCACGAAGCAGATGGTATCGAGGCGAACGTCGCAACCGGCTATCACGCCATCGAATTCCTTCTGTGGGGCCAGGACATGAACGGCCATGGCGCCGGTGCCGGCAACCGCCCGGCCACCGATTACGCGCAGGACGAGGACTGTACCGGCGGCCATTGTGACCGTCGTGCGCAATACCTGAGCGCTGCGACCGAACTGCTGGTCAGCGACTTGGCATGGATGGCGGATCAGTGGAAACACGGCGGTGCGGCACGCGCAGCCTTGATGGAGAACGAAGCAGAAGGCATCAGCGCGATCCTGACCGGCATGGGCTCTTTGTCGTATGGTGAGCAAGCCGGTGAACGCATGCGCCTTGGCCTGATGCTGAACGATCCCGAGGAGGAGCATGACTGCTTCTCGGACAACACACATAACAGCCATTACTATGACGGCCTGGGCATTCAGAACGTCTATCTGGGCAGCTATACCCGCATCGATGGCGCCCCGGTTTCGGGCACGTCTCTGGCCGATCTGGTCATCGCCACCGATCCGGCGCTGGATACCGAGATGAAAGCGAAACTGGCCGCCACCATGCAGGCCCTGGGCAAGATCAAGACAACAGCCGAGGCAGGATTTGCCTATGACCAGATGCTTGAGCGCGGCAACGAAGGCGGTGAGGCCCTGATCATGGGCGGCGTCAAAGGCCTGATCGATCAAACCAAAACGATCGAGCGCATCGTAACCGCGCTGGAGCTGGACGGGGTTGCGTTTGAAGGGTCAGACAGCCTGGATAACCCGGACGCCGTCTTCCATTGA
- a CDS encoding DUF2796 domain-containing protein produces the protein MKCSVLALSLFPAALAAQATQITSTHHHGSGQLDIVLTDTDFSLSLRVPSIDIIGFETPVANDDERTRVAIAISELSKPLDLFVVPSEAVCFTVSANVILTHDISGNQDTAGEGGASSAPDEHSEFQADYVVQCQNMDALNTIEFAYFQRFSGTRKLNVRVGSDAATSTHEITRVAPSLDVAQIR, from the coding sequence ATGAAGTGCTCTGTTCTGGCCTTGTCTCTCTTCCCGGCAGCTCTTGCTGCTCAGGCGACGCAGATCACGTCCACCCATCACCATGGGTCCGGCCAATTGGATATCGTGCTCACAGATACCGATTTTTCGCTGTCCCTCAGGGTTCCAAGCATTGATATCATCGGGTTCGAAACCCCGGTGGCAAATGACGACGAGCGTACACGTGTCGCCATCGCGATTTCCGAACTGTCCAAGCCGCTGGATCTGTTTGTCGTCCCGTCCGAGGCTGTGTGCTTTACCGTTTCCGCCAATGTTATCCTGACGCATGATATCTCGGGGAACCAGGACACCGCGGGTGAAGGGGGCGCGTCATCCGCGCCGGATGAACATTCGGAATTCCAGGCCGATTACGTTGTTCAATGTCAGAATATGGATGCGCTGAACACAATAGAATTTGCGTATTTCCAGCGGTTCAGCGGGACAAGGAAGCTGAACGTTCGCGTCGGATCAGACGCAGCGACCAGCACCCACGAAATCACCCGTGTCGCGCCTAGCCTGGATGTGGCGCAGATCCGCTAG
- a CDS encoding GlxA family transcriptional regulator — translation MPQTRHITFILVEEFSHLAFSCAVEPLRIANLVSGEELYRWSFVSEHGEQAVCSNGSVTLVHSGLQGLAKCDQLFVLSGIHMRDHVTRPLLATLRRERARGTKIGALCSGAWVLAKAGFLDGMQAAIHWEYHDAFMEAFPEVNLVRSVFVADEKHITASGGTATADLMLHLIERDHGEELAIDVADQMVYNAVRNATAKQRVSLQSRNGMRNAHLAKAITIMQGSIETPVSPSFIAEKLGISTRQLERLFGKYLNTSPKKYFMEMRLERAQKLLLQTEASVTEVAVACGFENPGHFSRVYRSSFGVTPHAQRNKID, via the coding sequence ATGCCTCAGACGCGGCACATCACATTCATCCTTGTCGAGGAGTTTTCGCATCTTGCGTTTTCATGCGCGGTCGAACCGTTGCGGATCGCCAATCTGGTGAGTGGTGAAGAACTGTACCGCTGGTCTTTTGTGTCCGAACATGGCGAGCAGGCCGTGTGCTCGAACGGATCCGTCACGCTGGTGCATTCCGGTCTTCAGGGTCTGGCCAAATGTGATCAGCTGTTTGTCCTGTCGGGCATTCACATGCGTGACCACGTCACACGCCCTCTGCTTGCAACCCTGCGCCGCGAACGCGCGCGCGGTACGAAAATCGGCGCCCTGTGCTCGGGGGCATGGGTGCTGGCCAAGGCTGGTTTTCTTGACGGAATGCAGGCAGCGATCCACTGGGAGTACCACGACGCGTTCATGGAGGCCTTTCCCGAGGTCAATCTGGTGCGCAGCGTGTTCGTGGCCGACGAAAAGCACATTACCGCATCTGGCGGGACCGCAACGGCTGACCTGATGCTGCATCTGATCGAACGCGATCACGGCGAGGAACTGGCCATCGATGTGGCGGATCAGATGGTCTATAACGCGGTACGCAATGCCACGGCCAAACAAAGGGTTTCCCTGCAGTCACGCAACGGTATGCGCAATGCGCACCTCGCCAAGGCGATCACCATCATGCAGGGCAGTATTGAAACCCCGGTTTCCCCCTCGTTCATCGCGGAAAAGCTTGGCATTTCAACGCGGCAGCTTGAGCGGTTGTTTGGAAAATACCTGAACACGTCACCCAAGAAGTACTTCATGGAAATGCGGCTGGAGCGCGCCCAGAAACTGTTGCTTCAGACCGAAGCGTCCGTCACCGAGGTCGCCGTGGCCTGCGGATTTGAAAACCCGGGCCATTTTTCGCGTGTCTACAGGTCAAGCTTTGGCGTTACCCCGCACGCGCAGCGCAACAAGATCGACTGA
- a CDS encoding GntR family transcriptional regulator: MKDEAKSRKSALREHLKVSILTLRLRPGADLDEAHLSDEFGLSRTPLREVFRKLAGEGYLDLRTNRSARVSEMSYTTLRDFFLAAPMVYGAILRLAALNATNAQINDLKEAQQAFKAALRSGSGEDRALANNRFHDVTGEMSGNVYLLPSFNRLLIDHARIGMTFYRPQTGEMSENLSLASQQHDAIIAAIEARDEAAAAQLAEDHWNLSRDQIELFVMPDALDVPMGVPPLSKPA; encoded by the coding sequence ATGAAGGACGAAGCCAAGTCTCGCAAAAGCGCGCTAAGAGAGCACCTGAAAGTGTCCATCCTGACGCTGCGCCTGCGCCCGGGCGCCGATCTGGACGAGGCGCATCTGTCGGACGAATTCGGACTGTCGCGCACGCCGCTGCGCGAGGTGTTTCGTAAGTTGGCTGGCGAGGGTTATCTGGACTTGCGGACAAACCGCAGCGCCCGGGTTTCGGAGATGTCCTACACCACCCTGCGCGACTTCTTCCTTGCCGCGCCGATGGTATACGGAGCGATCCTGCGTTTGGCGGCTTTGAATGCGACGAACGCCCAGATCAATGATTTGAAAGAGGCCCAGCAGGCTTTCAAGGCGGCCCTTCGGTCCGGGTCCGGCGAGGACCGTGCCTTGGCCAACAACCGCTTTCATGACGTGACGGGCGAAATGTCCGGAAATGTCTACCTGCTGCCTTCGTTCAACCGGCTGCTGATCGATCACGCCCGGATCGGTATGACGTTTTATCGGCCACAGACTGGTGAAATGTCGGAAAACCTGTCGCTGGCCAGCCAGCAGCATGACGCGATTATCGCAGCCATCGAGGCGCGCGATGAAGCGGCGGCGGCGCAGCTGGCGGAAGATCACTGGAACCTGTCACGCGATCAGATTGAATTGTTCGTGATGCCTGACGCGCTGGATGTCCCGATGGGCGTCCCGCCCCTTTCGAAACCTGCATGA
- a CDS encoding dihydrodipicolinate synthase family protein gives MNPIFKFEGIYTPVVTPYHDDGSVNWDALSDVIEYLIENGVHGLISGGSTGENYAQTVEERLELARFTHEQLKGRLPLVVGTGAMLTPDSIALASGARKIGADAILLASPPYSVPTDRENALNALAIDRAADLPVMLYNYPHRTGTMMGEEFLDRVGRSRNFCGIKESSGDINRVHLLARDYPHIQLGCGMDDQALEFFAWGAPFWVCGGSNFLPAEHVALYRACVLEGNFAKGRRIMSAMMPLMRVLEQGGKFIQTIKHGVTMNGIDAGAMRPPLKGLNKDDKRALEQVTRVLKKTIADIVAEG, from the coding sequence ATGAACCCGATTTTCAAGTTTGAGGGGATCTATACCCCTGTGGTCACGCCTTATCACGACGATGGCAGCGTGAATTGGGACGCCTTGTCCGACGTGATCGAATACCTGATCGAGAATGGCGTGCATGGCCTGATCTCGGGTGGTTCGACCGGCGAGAACTATGCCCAGACTGTGGAAGAACGGCTGGAACTGGCCAGATTCACGCATGAGCAGTTGAAGGGCCGGTTGCCATTGGTGGTTGGCACAGGCGCGATGCTGACGCCGGATTCTATTGCTCTGGCTTCGGGCGCACGTAAGATCGGCGCAGACGCAATCCTGCTGGCCAGTCCGCCATATTCAGTGCCAACCGACCGCGAGAATGCGTTGAACGCGCTGGCTATCGACAGGGCCGCCGATCTGCCTGTGATGCTGTACAACTACCCGCACCGCACCGGTACGATGATGGGCGAAGAGTTCCTTGACCGTGTGGGCCGCAGCCGGAATTTCTGCGGCATCAAGGAAAGCTCGGGCGATATCAACCGGGTGCATTTGCTGGCCCGCGACTATCCACATATCCAACTTGGTTGCGGTATGGATGATCAGGCGCTCGAGTTCTTTGCCTGGGGCGCGCCGTTCTGGGTGTGCGGCGGGTCGAACTTCCTGCCTGCTGAACACGTGGCTCTGTATCGGGCCTGCGTGCTTGAAGGCAATTTCGCGAAAGGTCGCCGGATCATGTCCGCGATGATGCCGCTGATGCGGGTGCTGGAACAGGGTGGAAAGTTCATCCAGACCATCAAGCATGGCGTTACCATGAACGGGATCGACGCGGGCGCGATGCGGCCTCCGCTAAAAGGTCTGAACAAGGATGACAAGCGCGCGCTGGAACAGGTGACCCGTGTGCTCAAGAAGACAATCGCTGACATTGTGGCTGAGGGGTGA